A section of the Kluyveromyces lactis strain NRRL Y-1140 chromosome F complete sequence genome encodes:
- the MSM1 gene encoding methionine--tRNA ligase MSM1 (similar to uniprot|P22438 Saccharomyces cerevisiae YGR171C MSM1 Mitochondrial methionyl-tRNA synthetase (MetRS), functions as a monomer in mitochondrial protein synthesis; functions similarly to cytoplasmic MetRS although the cytoplasmic form contains a zinc-binding domain not found in Msm1p): protein MTSKAVRAVSKFHITTPIFYPNAKPHLGHLYSSLLCDVQNRWKKLAGQDTCFTTGVDEHGLKIQLAAQQKGYSNPKAFVDELCEHFVHLDKDANIKFTRFIRTTDPDHVNNVKKLWNLCYNNGYIYKGEHKGWYSVSDETFYPDTKILKLTIDGPPIPYDGSFDPDAKYINSESRNEVTYQSELNYFFKLSAFQEPLIKLLRENPTFIYPPLRHSQILRELESNELRDISVSRPATRLQWGIPVPEDESQKVYVWFDALCNYLTSIGGIDAIRNDVDSTQVLHNNRSFIEKPKEWWENTEHVIGKDIIKFHTVYWPAFLLAAKLPLPNRVVVHGHWLSGGVKMSKSLGNVVDPIQIISYYGADTTRWYLLENSNIESDGNFIEKNLWETRELLCSKLGNLINRCGGKKFSLASGVELFSGKPIEELSSVFPKESQAEFTALLKSLDNCTESVNNCFQQYDITGAQKILWNIINEANSFIQSTEPWSKKGLEKDLIVYSAMEAARISLIFSQPIIPNIAERLLNRLDVSSDRRTLSYTSYGSDDSYGMTTNQRHKEVPIQRVPFRLHNE, encoded by the coding sequence ATGACTTCTAAAGCGGTACGAGCGGTATCGAAATTTCACATTACCACTCCAATATTTTATCCCAATGCAAAACCTCATTTAGGGCACCTTTACAGCAGTCTACTGTGTGATGTGCAAAATAGATGGAAGAAACTTGCCGGCCAGGATACTTGCTTCACGACCGGTGTAGACGAGCATGGTTTGAAAATTCAACTGGCTGCTCAGCAGAAAGGTTACAGTAATCCCAAAGCTTTTGTTGATGAGTTGTGCGAGCATTTCGTTCATTTAGACAAGGACGCTAATATTAAGTTTACCAGATTCATAAGAACCACTGATCCAGATCATGTAAATAATGTGAAAAAGCTCTGGAACCTATGCTACAATAACGGGTACATTTATAAGGGGGAGCATAAAGGCTGGtattctgtttctgatgAGACATTTTATCCAGATACGAAAATCTTAAAGTTGACTATCGACGGTCCACCAATACCATATGACGGTAGCTTCGATCCTGATGCTAAATACATCAACTCCGAATCTAGGAACGAGGTTACATATCAATCTGAACTAAACTACTTCTTCAAGCTATCAGCGTTTCAAGAACCATTGATCAAATTATTAAGAGAGAATCCAACATTCATTTATCCTCCTTTAAGACATTCGCAAATCCTGAGAGAACTTGAATCCAATGAACTGCGGGATATATCTGTATCGCGTCCTGCGACTCGGCTACAATGGGGTATACCCGTACCAGAGGATGAATCTCAAAAAGTGTATGTGTGGTTTGATGCGCTATGTAATTACCTTACCTCTATTGGTGGTATCGATGCAATTAGAAATGACGTAGACTCGACACAAGTTTTGCACAATAACAGAAGTTTTATCGAAAAGCCAAAAGAGTGGTGGGAAAACACGGAACACGTTATTGGCAAGGATATTATCAAGTTCCACACAGTATATTGGCCTGCGTTCTTGTTGGCGGCGAAATTACCTTTACCAAACAGAGTTGTTGTTCACGGCCATTGGCTAAGTGGAGGAGTGAAGATGAGTAAAAGTCTTGGAAACGTGGTGGATCCTATTCAGATTATCTCATATTATGGAGCAGATACAACAAGATGGTATCTACTTGAGAACTCTAATATCGAAAGTGATGGAaactttattgaaaaaaacCTGTGGGAAACCAGGGAGCTTCTTTGCTCGAAGTTGGGTAACTTGATAAACCGTTGCGGCGGTAAGAAATTCTCTCTAGCCTCAGGAGTTGAACTATTTTCTGGAAAACCCATCGAGGAACTAAGTTCGGTCTTCCCTAAGGAATCTCAGGCTGAATTCACCGCTTTATTAAAAAGTCTAGACAACTGCACTGAGAGTGTTAACAATTGTTTCCAGCAATACGATATAACTGGCGCCCAAAAAATCTTATGGAACATTATTAACGAAGCAAACAGTTTTATTCAATCAACCGAACCTTGGTCTAAAAAGGGCCTTGAAAAGGATTTGATCGTTTACAGCGCAATGGAGGCTGCCAGGATTAGCCTGATCTTTTCACAACCAATAATTCCCAACATTGCCGAAAGGCTACTAAACAGATTAGATGTTAGCTCTGATAGAAGGACTTTGAGTTATACTAGCTATGGCTCTGATGACTCTTATGGCATGACCACGAATCAGAGACACAAAGAGGTTCCGATACAAAGAGTGCCGTTCAGACTTCATAATGAATAA